ATGGCGGGGAATACGTCTGTGCCTGTGATGGCGTTCGCCAACTGACGCAGCGCGGCGGTAGGGTTCCCAGTCCCACAGGCGACATCAAGGGCGGTGGGGAGAAGCGCATTCACGCCCAACTA
This sequence is a window from Deinococcus metalli. Protein-coding genes within it:
- a CDS encoding class I SAM-dependent methyltransferase — encoded protein: MNALLPTALDVACGTGNPTAALRQLANAITGTDVFPAMLKQAQARFPDLTFVEAPAEHLPFGPSSFDLQRL